The following proteins are encoded in a genomic region of Candidatus Zymogenaceae bacterium:
- a CDS encoding 1-acyl-sn-glycerol-3-phosphate acyltransferase, producing the protein MNNNHTSNDVKNKILSFLMLLMGNHLNWYVSFLGDYKSSLTPLIFNFFAPKVSIPKEDVKTIRELSRQGTVIYAGKNRSSLDFLFFHHRYKMEGLPYPIFGNFINMIWWQPVKSVFRIIISYIYCTIANVPPPNPYQTDYVRRMSEEGHSSILFLRRPSGLLKRFALTERDDPMVYLLEAQKEMTKTIYIVPQMIIFQKSPTREKKNLIDLFFGPKEDPGLIRRIVVFFRYYRRAFIKIGDPVNLREFLEERDSRADAHSSYALRRRLLDNIEAEERMIIGPVLKERTELMEMVLFDGDFQRELDDLAEVTGLPVERFRQSAVEMLSEIASDFNITYVRIFDLVLTWVWHNIYNGIEVDMEGLAKIREAGKKAPLILIPCHKSHIDYLMLSYVFLHNNLHIPHIAAGANLSFWPMGHIFRKSGAFFLRRTFKGDRLYPIVFSAYIRTILTQGFSIEFFIEGGRSRTGKLVMPKLGLLSIIINAYLNGYVDDITFVPVFIGYDRIMEESAYIKELSGEKKQKENFRAMLKGRSLLRKRYGRVYINFSEPISIKNFLTDSGYDVRTITKPEIRQLQYDLAYRIVYSINEESVVTTTNLVALAFMSHIKGALTWDELCSLVSLYTDYLDYFNARFTDTYKGRKTAIGEALTELIGERLVQLVKSDIEEEEDEEFEPLFYVPDDRRLHLEYYKNNILHFFLPAAFVSTSLLFRTPGDATEAATTVDFRYLRKIFKFEFIYDLKFSDAERVNQVLAYFEQLGVITKTNDEYEINPDKREILMAFAGLIHNYLESYLVAAQNLPEYVHKKPKSERDVMRRLDASGEKMFKRGEITRMEALSPPSYKSALTLMTHEKVLDTKTVTEGKKTVRYYSPGPEERSYREELKRFLSSISHSS; encoded by the coding sequence ATGAACAACAATCACACGTCAAACGACGTTAAAAACAAGATCCTCTCGTTTTTAATGCTGCTCATGGGTAACCATCTCAACTGGTATGTGTCGTTTCTGGGTGACTACAAAAGCTCCCTGACTCCGCTGATTTTCAACTTCTTTGCTCCGAAAGTATCCATCCCGAAAGAAGACGTGAAAACCATTCGCGAACTCTCCCGGCAGGGAACGGTGATTTACGCCGGGAAAAACCGCTCATCACTGGATTTTCTCTTTTTTCACCACCGATACAAGATGGAGGGACTTCCCTATCCGATATTCGGCAACTTCATCAACATGATCTGGTGGCAGCCGGTGAAATCGGTGTTTCGCATCATCATCTCCTATATCTATTGCACTATCGCGAACGTACCTCCCCCAAACCCGTACCAGACCGATTACGTCCGCAGGATGAGCGAGGAGGGCCATTCCTCCATCCTCTTCCTGCGCCGCCCGTCCGGACTGCTCAAGCGATTCGCCCTTACCGAGCGTGACGATCCGATGGTCTATCTCCTGGAAGCCCAAAAGGAGATGACGAAAACCATCTACATCGTCCCTCAGATGATTATCTTCCAAAAATCCCCCACCCGGGAGAAGAAGAACCTCATCGATCTCTTTTTCGGCCCCAAGGAGGATCCGGGGCTGATCAGACGTATCGTGGTCTTCTTTCGATACTATCGCCGGGCGTTCATCAAGATCGGCGACCCGGTGAACCTCCGGGAATTCCTGGAGGAGCGGGACTCCCGGGCCGACGCCCACTCGTCCTACGCCCTTCGTCGGCGCCTTCTGGACAACATCGAGGCGGAAGAGCGCATGATCATCGGCCCCGTGCTCAAGGAGCGCACCGAATTGATGGAAATGGTGCTTTTCGATGGGGACTTCCAGCGGGAACTCGACGATCTGGCGGAGGTGACGGGTCTGCCGGTGGAGCGCTTCCGGCAGTCCGCGGTGGAGATGCTTTCGGAGATCGCGTCAGACTTCAACATCACCTACGTACGCATCTTTGATCTCGTCCTGACCTGGGTCTGGCACAACATCTACAACGGCATCGAAGTGGACATGGAGGGATTGGCGAAAATACGGGAGGCGGGGAAAAAAGCCCCCCTTATCCTGATTCCCTGTCACAAGAGTCACATCGATTATCTGATGCTCTCCTATGTGTTCCTTCACAACAACCTGCACATTCCCCATATCGCCGCGGGGGCCAACCTCTCGTTCTGGCCCATGGGACACATTTTTAGAAAATCCGGGGCGTTTTTCCTGAGACGCACCTTCAAGGGCGACCGTCTTTACCCCATCGTCTTTTCCGCCTACATCAGGACCATACTGACCCAGGGCTTTTCCATCGAGTTTTTCATCGAGGGGGGCCGCTCCCGCACCGGGAAGCTGGTCATGCCGAAGCTGGGGCTCTTGTCCATCATCATAAACGCCTATCTCAACGGATATGTCGACGATATTACCTTCGTGCCCGTGTTTATCGGATACGACCGCATCATGGAGGAATCCGCCTATATAAAAGAGCTGTCCGGCGAGAAAAAACAGAAGGAGAACTTCCGCGCCATGCTGAAGGGAAGGAGCCTGCTCAGGAAGAGATACGGGCGGGTATACATCAACTTCAGCGAGCCGATTTCCATCAAAAACTTTCTCACCGACTCGGGCTATGATGTTCGCACCATCACGAAACCGGAAATCCGCCAGCTTCAGTACGACCTGGCATACCGTATCGTCTATTCCATAAACGAAGAGAGCGTGGTCACCACCACGAATCTCGTTGCATTGGCCTTCATGTCTCACATCAAGGGCGCCCTGACCTGGGACGAGCTATGTTCTCTGGTATCGCTCTATACGGACTACCTTGACTATTTCAACGCCCGTTTTACCGACACCTATAAGGGAAGAAAAACGGCCATCGGCGAGGCCCTCACAGAACTCATCGGTGAACGTCTGGTGCAGCTGGTAAAATCGGACATAGAAGAGGAAGAGGACGAGGAATTCGAGCCGCTCTTCTACGTGCCGGACGACAGACGACTTCACCTGGAATACTACAAAAACAACATCCTGCACTTTTTCCTCCCCGCGGCGTTTGTTTCCACATCGCTCCTTTTCCGAACGCCGGGAGACGCTACGGAGGCGGCGACCACCGTCGATTTCCGATATTTGCGAAAAATATTCAAGTTCGAGTTCATTTACGATCTGAAGTTCTCCGACGCGGAGCGGGTGAACCAGGTCCTGGCCTATTTCGAACAACTCGGGGTCATTACAAAAACAAATGATGAATACGAGATCAATCCGGATAAGCGGGAGATTCTCATGGCCTTTGCGGGATTGATACACAACTACTTGGAATCCTACCTGGTGGCCGCACAGAATCTTCCGGAATATGTGCATAAAAAACCGAAGAGCGAGCGGGATGTTATGCGACGTCTTGACGCATCCGGCGAAAAGATGTTCAAAAGGGGGGAAATCACTCGGATGGAGGCCCTCTCACCCCCGAGTTATAAGAGCGCCCTGACGCTCATGACCCATGAAAAGGTTCTCGACACAAAAACCGTTACGGAGGGGAAGAAGACCGTCAGGTATTACTCCCCCGGTCCCGAAGAGCGGTCGTACAGGGAGGAATTGAAAAGATTCCTCTCCAGCATCAGTCATTCTTCATAA
- the ilvD gene encoding dihydroxy-acid dehydratase encodes MRSDRMKRGLEKAPHRALFKAMGYTDGEIARPMVGVVNSKNEIIPGHIHLDTITDAVKAGVRLAGGTPVEFPVIGVCDGIAMNHEGMKYSLASREIIADSIEIMATAHPFDGMVMVTNCDKIVPGMLMAALRVNIPTVVISGGPMLAGLFDDKVVDLISVFEGVGRVKAGSLTEDELVDMENCACPGCGSCAGMFTANSMNCLTEAVGLGLPGNGTIPAIHAARVRLAKEAGRAVMNLIEKKILPRDIVTETAIKNAIAVDMALGCSTNTVLHLPAVASEADIPLDLDVFDAVSRNVPHLVNLSPGGPDHLEDLFRAGGVQAVMSVLAEAGHIDTSTMTVTGKNVKKNLAQAKVTDDTVIRSIADPYHTEGGIAVLRGNLATDGAVVKQIAVDPSMMKNRGPARVFDSEEEAAEAILGGKIKKGDVIVIRYEGPRGGPGMREMLTPTSAIAGMGLDKDVALITDGRFSGGTRGAAIGHVSPEAAEGGLIGLVQDGDEIEIDIPNRVLAVRLTDEEIDKRRAAQKPFVPKITTGYLARYAKIVTSAATGAIFKR; translated from the coding sequence ATGCGCAGCGATCGAATGAAGCGAGGATTGGAGAAGGCCCCCCACAGGGCGCTTTTCAAGGCGATGGGATATACCGACGGTGAGATAGCCCGGCCGATGGTGGGCGTCGTCAACTCGAAAAACGAAATAATCCCGGGCCACATCCATCTTGATACCATTACCGACGCCGTTAAGGCGGGAGTCAGGCTGGCCGGCGGAACCCCCGTCGAATTTCCTGTCATCGGCGTGTGCGACGGGATCGCCATGAACCACGAGGGGATGAAATACTCCCTGGCCAGCCGGGAGATCATCGCCGACTCCATTGAGATCATGGCCACCGCCCACCCGTTCGACGGCATGGTAATGGTCACCAACTGCGACAAGATCGTTCCCGGTATGCTTATGGCCGCCCTCAGGGTGAACATCCCCACTGTGGTCATCAGCGGCGGCCCGATGCTCGCAGGGCTCTTCGATGATAAGGTAGTGGACCTCATCAGCGTGTTTGAGGGGGTGGGACGGGTCAAGGCCGGAAGTCTCACGGAAGACGAGTTGGTGGATATGGAAAACTGCGCCTGCCCCGGATGCGGCTCGTGCGCGGGGATGTTCACCGCCAATTCCATGAACTGCCTGACCGAGGCGGTGGGCCTGGGTCTTCCCGGAAACGGCACTATTCCTGCGATTCACGCCGCCCGGGTACGTCTTGCCAAGGAGGCGGGACGGGCGGTGATGAACTTGATAGAGAAGAAGATTCTCCCCAGGGATATCGTGACGGAGACCGCCATAAAGAACGCCATCGCCGTGGATATGGCCCTGGGTTGTTCCACGAACACGGTGCTCCACCTTCCGGCGGTGGCGTCGGAGGCTGATATTCCCCTCGACCTCGATGTATTCGACGCCGTCAGCAGAAACGTGCCGCACCTGGTCAACTTATCTCCCGGCGGTCCGGATCACCTGGAAGACCTCTTCCGTGCAGGGGGTGTCCAGGCGGTGATGAGCGTGCTGGCCGAAGCGGGTCATATAGATACATCCACCATGACCGTCACCGGCAAAAACGTGAAGAAGAATCTGGCCCAAGCGAAGGTGACGGACGATACGGTCATTCGCTCCATCGCTGATCCCTATCACACCGAGGGGGGCATCGCCGTTCTTCGGGGAAACCTGGCGACGGATGGCGCCGTGGTCAAGCAGATTGCGGTGGATCCCTCCATGATGAAAAATCGCGGTCCCGCCCGGGTCTTTGACTCCGAGGAGGAGGCGGCGGAAGCAATCCTCGGCGGGAAGATCAAAAAGGGGGACGTGATCGTGATTCGTTACGAGGGACCCCGGGGAGGTCCGGGCATGCGGGAGATGCTCACTCCCACCTCCGCTATCGCCGGAATGGGGCTGGACAAGGACGTGGCCCTGATAACCGACGGCAGGTTTTCCGGAGGGACCCGAGGGGCCGCTATCGGACACGTCTCTCCCGAGGCCGCCGAAGGGGGACTTATCGGTCTGGTTCAGGACGGCGACGAAATCGAGATAGACATCCCGAACCGTGTTCTGGCGGTGAGGCTTACCGATGAGGAGATCGATAAGAGGCGGGCCGCTCAAAAGCCGTTTGTACCCAAAATCACCACCGGCTACCTGGCCAGATACGCGAAGATCGTCACGTCCGCCGCCACCGGCGCCATCTTTAAGAGATAG
- a CDS encoding flavin reductase, which produces MNKNIQDALASFTYGLYVVTVAAGNVRNAMVASWVSQASYDPPRVLVGIKKTRLTHELLERADRFGLMVVQKGKEGELPSLKGGDPEKKFTERDVMTGESGVPLFTEFLWSLELVLVDRFDAGDHTIFLGEITDAKKTAEGAPASTADYGKVYIGRQ; this is translated from the coding sequence ATGAATAAGAACATTCAGGACGCCCTCGCATCCTTTACCTACGGCCTGTACGTGGTGACCGTCGCCGCAGGCAACGTGCGAAACGCCATGGTCGCCTCATGGGTCTCCCAGGCGTCATATGATCCCCCCCGGGTACTGGTGGGGATCAAAAAAACACGCCTGACCCATGAGCTGCTCGAGCGGGCGGACCGATTTGGTCTCATGGTTGTCCAGAAGGGAAAAGAAGGGGAGCTTCCGTCGCTCAAGGGGGGAGATCCCGAGAAAAAATTTACAGAAAGAGACGTCATGACGGGAGAGAGCGGCGTTCCCCTTTTCACCGAATTCCTCTGGTCGCTGGAGCTGGTACTGGTGGATCGATTCGACGCCGGGGATCACACGATCTTTTTGGGAGAGATAACCGACGCCAAAAAAACCGCTGAGGGGGCGCCTGCGTCCACGGCGGACTACGGCAAGGTTTACATAGGCAGGCAGTAA
- a CDS encoding alpha/beta hydrolase, with translation MKKMIPKKEAHDIPILFVHGAWHGAWCWENFMNFLSEKGFACHAVDLPAHGERRGDGENISRQTFMEYVREVGRVAGDIGNPIVIGHSLGGYVVMKYLEEATPPAAVLVAPLPFRHFPRTTFLKMALHYPSLAVRFGVLLPLPVRDEKMYRRLFLHNAPDEVCRRGSESAVPESSVALLTPVVPLTRLKPHRVSTPVLVTAAEHDYFFPIRTQERTARAYRGDYRMYRGMGHNLMTENGWERVADDIHDWLVERIGTGRQPR, from the coding sequence ATGAAGAAAATGATTCCGAAGAAGGAAGCGCATGATATCCCGATTCTCTTTGTTCATGGGGCCTGGCATGGGGCCTGGTGCTGGGAAAACTTCATGAATTTTCTGTCCGAGAAGGGTTTTGCCTGCCATGCCGTGGATCTTCCCGCTCACGGGGAGCGCCGGGGGGACGGGGAGAACATCAGCCGCCAAACCTTCATGGAATACGTGCGGGAGGTCGGGAGGGTCGCGGGAGATATCGGCAATCCGATCGTCATCGGTCACAGCCTGGGGGGATATGTGGTGATGAAATACCTGGAAGAGGCAACACCACCGGCGGCCGTCCTTGTGGCGCCCCTCCCGTTTCGGCATTTTCCCCGCACGACCTTTCTGAAAATGGCCCTGCACTATCCGTCCCTGGCGGTTCGGTTTGGCGTTCTGCTGCCGTTGCCGGTGCGGGATGAAAAGATGTACCGGCGTCTGTTTCTCCATAACGCCCCGGACGAGGTATGTCGGAGGGGGTCCGAATCCGCGGTGCCGGAGTCGTCCGTGGCGCTTTTGACGCCGGTTGTCCCCCTGACGAGGCTTAAGCCCCATCGCGTCTCGACTCCGGTGTTGGTGACGGCGGCCGAGCACGATTACTTCTTTCCCATCAGGACGCAGGAGCGAACCGCACGGGCGTATCGGGGCGATTATCGAATGTATCGGGGCATGGGGCACAACCTCATGACCGAAAACGGCTGGGAACGCGTGGCCGACGACATCCACGACTGGCTGGTCGAACGGATCGGCACGGGCCGACAGCCGAGATAG
- a CDS encoding cation:proton antiporter — MAGELTIQMAHFVIMVGVIILAAKIAGELTERLFKAPGVLGELIIGMVIGPYALGSWINIPLIGALFPRGGIESPCMNIPCELYALSQLSAIILLFLAGLETNLRHFFSYAKVAVVIALGGIALPFVLGVSLTTVMGYADSCFEPTSLLVGTVMTATSVGVTARVLSMLHKLDTPEGIAIMGSAVMDDILGILILAGVTSIAVVGTFSAHDVAMVGFRAILFMAVLVAVGLVVSRYFERILGLFSSAESEVVIALSLCFFSAALAEVFGLAMIIGAYIVGLCLSISPAAETVKKKMAPLYHTFVPIFFVVTGMMIDLSAVTGPVLLFGIALTAAAVLGKVLGAGLPALAVGFNTTGAVRIGLGMLPRGEVALIVAGVGLSAGIIDEEIFSVAIIMTMITSILAPLLLKPSFLHKSEGAGERIKEVKFARSGSWHDTTTATGFQHTKTVGQSVAAGWLPIFLTVLEDEGFVRFSGMKSPSRTFYTYHDENNEIITISVVSVQLRNQSFIRITSTTERLDELIMTADDRYNEHINLQEI, encoded by the coding sequence ATGGCCGGCGAATTGACAATACAGATGGCGCATTTCGTCATCATGGTCGGCGTGATCATCCTGGCGGCCAAGATCGCGGGCGAATTGACCGAGCGCCTGTTCAAGGCGCCGGGGGTGCTGGGGGAGCTGATTATCGGTATGGTCATCGGCCCCTACGCCCTTGGGTCATGGATCAACATTCCCCTCATCGGCGCCCTCTTCCCTCGGGGCGGCATCGAGAGCCCCTGCATGAACATCCCCTGCGAGCTGTACGCCCTTTCCCAGCTCTCGGCGATCATCCTCCTGTTTTTGGCGGGGCTGGAGACAAACCTGAGACACTTCTTCTCCTATGCAAAGGTTGCGGTGGTCATCGCCCTGGGAGGGATAGCGCTTCCGTTTGTCCTGGGAGTGTCTCTCACGACGGTCATGGGCTACGCCGATTCATGCTTCGAGCCGACATCCCTCCTTGTGGGCACCGTCATGACCGCCACATCCGTGGGGGTCACCGCCCGGGTGTTGTCGATGCTGCACAAGCTCGACACCCCCGAGGGAATCGCCATCATGGGCTCCGCGGTGATGGACGATATCCTGGGCATACTCATCCTCGCCGGGGTCACCAGCATCGCCGTCGTGGGAACATTTTCCGCCCACGATGTGGCGATGGTGGGCTTCAGGGCGATCCTCTTCATGGCGGTTCTCGTGGCCGTGGGGCTGGTTGTCTCTCGGTATTTTGAGAGAATCCTGGGACTCTTTTCGTCCGCCGAGTCGGAGGTCGTCATCGCCCTGAGCCTCTGTTTTTTCTCCGCCGCCCTGGCGGAGGTCTTTGGCCTCGCAATGATCATCGGCGCATACATCGTGGGTCTGTGTCTCTCTATATCACCCGCCGCCGAGACCGTCAAGAAAAAGATGGCCCCCCTTTACCACACCTTCGTGCCGATATTCTTCGTCGTCACCGGAATGATGATCGACCTCTCGGCCGTTACGGGTCCCGTGCTTCTCTTCGGGATAGCCCTCACGGCGGCGGCGGTGTTGGGAAAGGTCCTGGGTGCGGGGCTTCCGGCCCTGGCGGTGGGTTTTAATACCACCGGCGCCGTGCGCATCGGCCTGGGCATGCTCCCCCGGGGGGAGGTGGCCCTGATCGTGGCCGGTGTGGGGCTCTCCGCCGGAATCATCGACGAAGAAATCTTCAGCGTGGCGATCATAATGACGATGATCACCTCTATCCTGGCGCCGCTGCTCCTCAAACCCAGTTTCCTCCACAAGAGCGAAGGAGCCGGCGAAAGAATCAAAGAGGTGAAATTCGCCCGCTCAGGAAGCTGGCATGACACGACAACCGCGACCGGTTTTCAACACACGAAGACCGTCGGCCAGTCCGTGGCCGCAGGTTGGCTCCCGATCTTTCTCACCGTCCTGGAAGACGAGGGATTTGTGCGTTTTTCCGGCATGAAGAGCCCATCGAGAACCTTTTATACCTATCACGATGAGAACAACGAGATTATCACCATATCGGTGGTCAGTGTGCAGCTCAGAAACCAGAGTTTCATTCGGATCACCTCCACCACAGAGCGCCTGGACGAGCTCATCATGACAGCTGACGACCGATATAACGAACATATAAACCTCCAGGAGATCTGA
- a CDS encoding alpha/beta fold hydrolase, with protein MKATKRIVLILVVFLIVVFVGVSWYFSGQIVAFETKTIEEQIEHKKFSDLAEFGVEPEDVSFYSYKKSDEMSGPRIELSGWFIPGKRADAPTFIVLHGQNDNRIGALKYAGMLGRAGYAVLIYDQRYHGLSEGDFCTYGYYESYDVSAAIEYLETRDDCDTSDLGIVGESFGGAVAIMAAAEDKRIDLLVEDSAYPGLETVVSDYAKDLYGLPKFPLVYSALFLAGLRADFTPKLVEPIRAIENVFVPTLILHCRGDENIRPEYSQAMFDASGAEVKDLYYFDGCTHTMGYEDHTEEYEEIVLSFIEENMP; from the coding sequence ATGAAAGCGACGAAACGAATTGTTCTTATTCTGGTTGTGTTTCTTATTGTGGTTTTCGTCGGGGTATCCTGGTATTTTTCCGGGCAGATCGTTGCCTTCGAGACCAAGACCATCGAGGAGCAGATAGAACACAAAAAATTCTCCGACCTGGCGGAGTTCGGCGTGGAGCCCGAGGATGTGAGCTTCTATTCGTATAAAAAGAGCGATGAGATGTCAGGACCGCGGATCGAGCTTTCCGGCTGGTTCATCCCGGGGAAACGAGCCGATGCCCCCACGTTCATCGTGCTGCACGGACAGAACGACAACCGCATCGGCGCCCTGAAATACGCCGGGATGCTGGGACGAGCGGGCTACGCCGTCCTGATCTATGATCAGCGCTATCACGGCCTGTCGGAAGGGGATTTCTGCACCTATGGATATTATGAGAGCTATGATGTATCCGCCGCCATTGAATATCTGGAGACGCGGGACGACTGCGACACATCGGATCTCGGGATCGTCGGAGAGTCCTTCGGCGGGGCGGTGGCGATCATGGCCGCCGCCGAGGATAAGCGCATCGACCTATTGGTGGAGGATTCGGCCTATCCGGGGCTCGAGACGGTGGTGAGCGACTACGCGAAGGACCTCTACGGGCTTCCGAAGTTTCCCCTCGTGTATTCGGCGCTGTTTCTGGCCGGTCTGCGGGCCGATTTTACACCGAAGCTGGTGGAGCCGATCAGGGCCATAGAGAACGTATTCGTTCCGACGCTGATCCTCCACTGCCGGGGAGATGAAAATATCCGGCCGGAGTATTCCCAGGCGATGTTCGATGCGTCCGGGGCGGAGGTCAAGGATCTCTACTATTTCGACGGATGCACCCATACAATGGGCTACGAGGATCACACCGAGGAATACGAGGAGATCGTTCTCTCCTTCATCGAGGAAAACATGCCGTAG
- a CDS encoding septal ring lytic transglycosylase RlpA family protein, giving the protein MTSKTRIVMYICFAVCLVISLSGCAAYDIAVRYWPEDTTPESTITPVPTEVVDTFEGVASWYGPKFHGKKTASGEVFDMYDLTAAHNTLPMGTLCVVTNKNTDESVTVRINDRGPFVKDRVIDLSYAAAKVIGMIDTGTAPVYVEVLGSEETVPGYETASTPPPDIYGEEVEGLTYTIQVGSFTDRTNAENLQSMLMDMFTDVRVEEFATTGTTYYRVRVGLFASRIDALNTAEELTSAGYDGFIVEAGR; this is encoded by the coding sequence ATGACTTCCAAAACACGCATCGTCATGTACATATGTTTTGCCGTGTGTCTTGTGATATCCCTCTCGGGCTGCGCGGCATATGACATCGCCGTCAGGTACTGGCCCGAAGACACCACCCCCGAATCCACGATTACTCCCGTTCCCACCGAAGTGGTCGATACGTTCGAGGGCGTCGCATCGTGGTACGGCCCGAAATTTCACGGGAAGAAGACCGCCAGCGGAGAGGTGTTCGATATGTACGACCTGACCGCCGCACACAATACCCTCCCGATGGGCACCCTCTGCGTGGTCACGAACAAGAACACCGACGAATCTGTCACGGTCAGGATCAACGATCGCGGTCCGTTCGTGAAGGATCGGGTGATCGACCTCTCCTACGCCGCGGCGAAGGTCATCGGCATGATAGATACCGGCACCGCGCCGGTATATGTGGAGGTGCTGGGGAGCGAGGAAACGGTGCCCGGATACGAAACCGCCTCCACCCCTCCCCCCGACATCTACGGGGAGGAAGTGGAGGGATTGACCTACACCATCCAGGTCGGCTCGTTCACCGATCGGACGAATGCGGAAAACCTCCAGAGCATGCTCATGGATATGTTCACGGATGTACGCGTTGAGGAGTTTGCCACCACCGGCACCACCTACTATCGGGTCCGGGTGGGCCTGTTTGCCAGCCGCATCGACGCCCTGAACACCGCGGAAGAGCTGACCTCAGCCGGATACGACGGGTTCATCGTCGAAGCCGGGCGATGA
- a CDS encoding cation:proton antiporter, with protein MEHGLTHQMAHFIIQLAVIFLAAKVSGEITEKFFKAPGVLGELIAGMIIGPYALGGMIRIPALGYLFPIPAAGVELCLNIPCELFALAQVSSIILLFLAGLETDLKQFFRYTYPALAVALGGVVAPFFAGAWLAVAMGFGEGVFDTTPLFIGTIMTATSVGITARVLSVMKKMDTPEGVTIMAAAVVDDILGVLLLTAALSITTLGVFTPSAIAAVGGRALLFLAGLILVCFLISRTIDRVISFFKSAGADIVISLGLCFFAAAISEFFGLAMIIGAYIMGLSLSTSKAARKLQEDMEPVYHTFVPIFFVVMGMLVDFSAMLPALVFGLLLTLLAVIAKVLGSGLPSLLVGFNGKGALRIGLGMLPRGEVALIVAGVGLSAGVISRDIFGVSILMTFVTTLLAPILLVPSFIRGGEGTRAGGRTRAFADTRSWDATPYTTFGTSFQRHRIWPHQTVQKWTLLFVRELESRGYEKLRGIVCPTGTVLTYKQREGTGLVSINREDIPGRSDVSIRLTSSTRDLDEMIARTDETYNREACVTFLGTQDHTE; from the coding sequence ATGGAACACGGCCTCACCCACCAGATGGCCCACTTCATCATCCAGCTCGCGGTGATCTTTCTTGCGGCAAAGGTCTCCGGCGAGATTACCGAGAAATTCTTCAAGGCGCCGGGGGTGCTGGGAGAGTTGATCGCCGGCATGATTATCGGCCCCTACGCCCTGGGAGGGATGATACGGATTCCGGCCCTGGGATATCTCTTTCCCATACCCGCCGCCGGGGTTGAGCTGTGCCTGAATATTCCGTGCGAGCTGTTCGCACTGGCGCAGGTCTCCTCCATCATTCTGTTGTTTCTGGCGGGGCTGGAGACCGATCTCAAGCAGTTTTTTCGCTACACCTATCCGGCGCTGGCCGTGGCCCTGGGCGGTGTGGTGGCGCCCTTCTTCGCCGGGGCGTGGCTTGCCGTGGCAATGGGATTCGGGGAGGGCGTCTTCGACACCACGCCGCTCTTCATCGGGACGATCATGACCGCCACCTCTGTGGGCATCACCGCCCGGGTGCTGTCTGTGATGAAAAAGATGGACACCCCCGAGGGGGTGACCATCATGGCCGCGGCGGTGGTGGACGACATCCTGGGGGTACTGCTGCTCACAGCGGCGTTGAGCATCACCACACTGGGGGTGTTTACGCCGTCTGCGATTGCTGCGGTGGGCGGGAGGGCGCTCCTATTTCTGGCGGGACTCATCCTAGTCTGCTTTTTGATATCCAGAACCATCGACCGGGTCATCTCGTTTTTCAAGTCCGCCGGGGCGGATATTGTCATTTCCCTGGGACTCTGCTTTTTTGCCGCGGCGATATCGGAGTTCTTCGGGCTTGCCATGATCATCGGCGCGTACATCATGGGGCTTTCGCTCTCCACTTCCAAGGCGGCCCGAAAACTCCAGGAGGATATGGAGCCGGTCTACCACACCTTCGTGCCGATATTCTTCGTGGTCATGGGAATGCTGGTGGATTTTTCCGCAATGCTGCCCGCACTGGTTTTCGGCCTTCTCCTGACGCTTCTGGCGGTGATCGCAAAGGTCCTGGGGAGCGGTCTCCCGTCGCTCCTGGTCGGCTTCAACGGGAAAGGGGCCCTGCGCATCGGCCTTGGCATGCTCCCCCGGGGCGAGGTGGCCCTGATCGTGGCCGGCGTGGGACTCTCGGCCGGGGTCATCTCCCGGGATATCTTCGGCGTTTCCATCCTGATGACGTTCGTAACCACTCTGCTGGCGCCGATCCTTCTGGTTCCCTCCTTCATTAGGGGGGGAGAGGGAACCCGGGCGGGGGGCAGAACACGGGCGTTTGCGGACACCCGAAGCTGGGACGCCACCCCCTACACGACATTCGGCACCAGTTTTCAGCGACACCGCATATGGCCCCACCAAACGGTGCAGAAATGGACCCTCTTATTCGTCCGGGAGCTGGAATCGAGGGGATATGAAAAACTCCGGGGCATCGTCTGTCCCACCGGCACCGTGCTCACCTACAAGCAGCGGGAGGGCACGGGGCTCGTCTCCATCAACCGGGAGGATATCCCCGGCCGGTCCGACGTATCCATCAGGCTGACGTCATCCACCAGGGATCTGGATGAGATGATCGCCCGCACGGACGAGACATACAACCGCGAGGCATGCGTGACGTTTCTCGGCACACAGGACCACACCGAATAA